A genome region from Hevea brasiliensis isolate MT/VB/25A 57/8 chromosome 9, ASM3005281v1, whole genome shotgun sequence includes the following:
- the LOC110638331 gene encoding phragmoplastin DRP1E encodes MTTMESLIGLVNRIQRACTVLGDYGGGDNAFSSLWEALPSVAVVGGQSSGKSSVLESIVGRDFLPRGSGIVTRRPLVLQLHKTEDGSQEYAEFLHLPKRRFTDFSLVRKEIQDETDRMTGKTKQISPVPIHLSIYSPNVVNLTLIDLPGLTKVAVEGQPESVVQDIETMVRSYVEKPNCIILAISPANQDIATSDAIKLSREVDPLGERTFGVLTKLDLMDKGTNALDVLEGRSYRLQYPWVGIVNRSQADINKNVDMIVARRKEREYFATSPDYGHLANKMGSEYLAKLLSKHLESVIRARIPSITSLINKSIEELESEMDHLGRPVAVDAGAQLYTILELCRAFDRIFKEHLDGGRPGGDRIYGVFDNQLPAALRKLPFDRHLSLQNVRRVVSEADGYQPHLIAPEQGYRRLIEGALNYFRGPAEASVDAVHFVLKELVRKSIGETQELKRFPTLQGEIAAASSEALERFREDSKKTVIRLVDMESSYLTVEFFRRLPQEVEKGGNPTSSTVDRYTEGHFRRIGSNVSSYINMVSETLKNTIPKAVVYCQVREAKQSLLNHFYTQIGKKEAKQLSQLLDEDPALMERRQQCAKRLELYKSARDEIDSVSWAR; translated from the exons ATGACGACCATGGAGAGCTTGATTGGCTTGGTTAATCGGATTCAGAGAGCTTGTACCGTGCTTGGAGACTATGGAGGTGGGGATAATGCTTTCTCTTCTCTCTGGGAAGCTCTTCCCTCTGTTGCTGTCGTTGGTGGACag AGTTCGGGAAAATCTTCGGTCTTGGAGAGCATAGTAGGCCGAGACTTTCTTCCTAGAGGATCAG GGATTGTTACAAGGAGACCTTTGGTCTTGCAGCTTCATAAGACTGAGGACGGATCACAGGAGTATGCTGAGTTTCTTCATCTTCCTAAGAGACGTTTCActgattttt CCCTGGTTCGCAAGGAGATTCAGGATGAAACTGATAGAATGACAGGAAAAACTAAACAAATTTCGCCTGTTCCTATTCATCTCAGCATCTATTCTCCGAATG TTGTCAACTTAACCCTGATTGATTTACCTGGCTTAACAAAAGTCGCTGTTG AGGGACAGCCTGAGAGTGTTGTTCAAGACATTGAGACCATGGTCCGTTCTTATGTTGAGAAG CCAAATTGTATCATACTTGCAATATCTCCAGCCAATCAAGATATAGCAACATCCGATGCTATCAAACTTTCCAGGGAAGTGGATCCCTTAG GCGAACggacatttggtgtcctaacaaAGTTGGATTTGATGGACAAAGGAACTAATGCATTAGAT GTTCTTGAAGGAAGATCTTACCGGCTGCAGTATCCTTGGGTTGGGATTGTTAACCGCTCACAAGCAGATATTAACAAAAATGTCGATATGATTGTTGCAAGGCGCAAGGAGCGCGAGTATTTTGCAACCAGTCCTGATTATGGGCATTTAGCCAATAAAATGGGTTCAGAATATCTTGCAAAACTTCTCTCAAAG CACTTGGAGTCGGTAATTAGGGCTCGAATTCCAAGCATCACATCCTTGATAAACAAAAGCATTGAGGAACTTGAATCAGAGATGGACCATCTTGGTAGGCCTGTAGCTGTTGATGCGGGG GCACAATTATACACTATCTTGGAACTTTGCCGTGCATTTGATAGGATATTCAAGGAGCATCTGGATGGAGG GCGACCTGGAGGTGATCGAATTTATGGAGTCTTTGACAATCAGCTCCCTGCTGCTTTGAGGAAGCTTCCATTTGATCGGCATCTTTCTCTGCAGAATGTGAGGAGAGTAGTCTCAGAGGCAGATGGTTATCAGCCACATCTGATTGCCCCAGAGCAAGGTTACAGGCGTCTAATTGAGGGAGCACTTAATTACTTTAGAGGTCCAGCTGAAGCTTCTGTGGATGCT GTGCACTTTGTCTTGAAAGAGCTTGTGAGAAAATCAATAGGAGAAACACAG GAATTGAAGCGTTTTCCTACTCTTCAAGGTGAAATAGCTGCTGCATCAAGTGAGGCCTTGGAGAGGTTCCGTGAGGATAGTAAGAAAACAGTTATTCGATTAGTGGACATGGAATCTTCATATCTGACAGTGGAGTTCTTTCGAAGGCTTCCCCAGGAAGTGGAGAAAGGAGGAAATCCAACTTCCTCAACTGTGGACCGATATACGGAGGGACACTTCAGGAGGATTGGGTCAAATGTGTCCTCTTATATTAACATGGTGTCTGAGACGCTCAAGAACACTATTCCTAAGGCTGTGGTTTATTGCCAAGTTAGAGAGGCCAAACAATCATTGCTAAATCACTTCTACACACAAATAGGGAAGAAAGAG GCTAAGCAGCTTTCACAGCTGTTGGATGAAGACCCAGCATTGATGGAAAGGAGACAACAGTGTGCGAAAAGGCTTGAATTATACAAGTCCGCGAGGGACGAGATTGATTCTGTATCATGGGCTCGCTAA